The Agromyces sp. LHK192 genome includes a window with the following:
- a CDS encoding NYN domain-containing protein gives MAAQVEPRVALYFDFDNIVISRYDQLHGDSSYRKDTSRSKAPAAGTKTAERLVEATVDVDAVLDFAATFGTIALARAYADWSSPVNASYRGQLINRAVDLVQLFPLSATKNGADIRLSVDAVEDLFRLDDLTHIVIVAGDSDYVALAQKAKRLGRYVVGIGVAGGTSRALMAACDEYADYDALLSTDDTVDADEAADAEAQAKAKTGADAPAEAGAAPKRSRGGRSRRASSDGTTAAKAGAADAAEAPEASAEAPEVPVAKGLAVAFSAAEAPESSPPSRNPSRLMLKALELMRAKNDQEWQATGAVKSQMLRMDPSFQERRLGFDSFTDFVKSRGGVVELDEAANKIRVRPKQD, from the coding sequence ATGGCCGCTCAGGTGGAACCCCGCGTCGCCCTCTACTTCGACTTCGACAACATCGTCATCTCCCGCTACGACCAGCTGCACGGTGACAGCTCGTACCGCAAGGACACGTCGCGCTCCAAGGCGCCGGCCGCCGGTACGAAGACGGCCGAGCGCCTCGTCGAGGCGACCGTCGACGTCGACGCGGTGCTCGACTTCGCCGCGACGTTCGGCACGATCGCGCTCGCCCGCGCCTACGCCGACTGGTCGAGCCCGGTGAACGCCAGCTACCGGGGGCAGCTCATCAACCGGGCCGTCGACCTGGTGCAGCTCTTCCCGTTGTCGGCGACGAAGAACGGGGCCGACATCCGGCTCTCGGTCGACGCCGTCGAGGACCTGTTCCGGCTCGACGACCTGACCCACATCGTGATCGTCGCGGGCGACTCCGATTACGTCGCGCTCGCGCAGAAGGCCAAGCGCCTCGGGCGCTACGTCGTCGGCATCGGCGTCGCGGGCGGCACCAGCCGGGCGCTGATGGCCGCGTGCGACGAGTACGCCGACTACGACGCGCTGCTGTCGACGGACGACACCGTCGATGCCGACGAGGCCGCCGACGCGGAGGCGCAGGCGAAGGCGAAGACCGGCGCGGATGCCCCGGCCGAGGCCGGCGCCGCCCCGAAGCGCTCCCGCGGCGGGAGGAGCCGCCGGGCGAGCTCCGACGGGACGACCGCGGCGAAGGCCGGAGCGGCGGACGCCGCCGAGGCGCCCGAGGCCTCCGCCGAGGCCCCCGAGGTTCCCGTCGCGAAGGGCCTGGCCGTGGCGTTCTCCGCGGCGGAGGCACCCGAGTCCTCTCCCCCGTCGCGCAACCCGAGCCGCCTGATGCTGAAGGCGCTGGAGCTGATGCGGGCGAAGAACGACCAGGAATGGCAGGCCACGGGCGCCGTGAAGAGCCAGATGCTGCGGATGGATCCGTCGTTCCAGGAGCGGCGCCTCGGCTTCGACTCGTTCACCGATTTCGTGAAGTCGCGCGGCGGGGTGGTGGAGCTCGACGAGGCCGCGAACAAGATCCGGGTGCGGCCGAAGCAGGACTGA
- a CDS encoding DUF1707 domain-containing protein: MVDYANPARPQERLGTREREDAVAALGTARDEGRLTPDEFDERAASVRSAVTWGDLAPLFDDLPRSAADGGSPNLTPPPVPPEWTATTPQSSWNASQPGWNAPPPGRHPGHPRGADGWGSGRALGGPWGATIMAFMPFLALGLFFIAGFAWDGWAWAWLFFLLIPITGIVIYGPASEARRGR; encoded by the coding sequence ATGGTCGACTACGCGAATCCCGCCCGCCCCCAGGAGCGCCTCGGCACGCGCGAGCGCGAAGACGCCGTCGCCGCCCTCGGCACCGCGCGCGACGAAGGCAGACTGACGCCCGACGAGTTCGACGAGCGCGCGGCATCCGTGCGTTCCGCCGTGACCTGGGGCGATCTGGCGCCGCTCTTCGACGACCTGCCCAGGTCGGCCGCCGACGGCGGCTCGCCGAACCTCACCCCGCCGCCCGTCCCGCCGGAGTGGACGGCGACGACGCCGCAGTCGAGCTGGAACGCGAGCCAGCCCGGTTGGAACGCCCCGCCGCCCGGACGTCACCCGGGCCACCCGCGCGGTGCCGACGGCTGGGGCAGCGGCCGCGCCCTCGGCGGACCGTGGGGCGCGACCATCATGGCGTTCATGCCGTTCCTCGCGCTCGGCCTCTTCTTCATCGCCGGGTTCGCGTGGGACGGCTGGGCCTGGGCATGGCTGTTCTTCCTGCTCATCCCCATCACGGGCATCGTCATCTACGGCCCCGCCTCGGAGGCCCGGCGCGGTCGCTGA
- a CDS encoding TetR/AcrR family transcriptional regulator produces the protein MAKNEERRRMLADAGLTVLAREGSRGLTHRAVDLAAGVPTGTASNYFRSREALIDGLVSRIGERLAPTPDDLDRRGAEPPSRELFADYLRDIVRRLTTEREVTIALFELRIESSRRPELAAVLGAWQRAGFEADVAFNVGAGLPGGRREVALFHYAIDGLLLDRLTSPIDPDASTDDIVDALVAGLLPRDGD, from the coding sequence ATGGCCAAGAACGAGGAACGCCGCCGGATGCTGGCCGACGCGGGCCTCACGGTGCTCGCCCGCGAGGGTTCGCGCGGGCTCACCCACCGCGCGGTCGACCTCGCCGCCGGGGTGCCGACCGGCACGGCCTCCAACTACTTCCGCAGCCGCGAGGCGCTCATCGACGGGCTCGTCTCGCGCATCGGCGAACGACTGGCGCCGACGCCCGACGACCTCGACCGACGCGGGGCCGAGCCGCCGAGCCGCGAACTCTTCGCCGACTACCTCCGCGACATCGTCCGAAGGCTGACGACCGAGCGCGAAGTGACGATCGCCCTCTTCGAGCTCCGGATCGAGTCGAGCCGTCGCCCCGAACTCGCCGCCGTGCTCGGCGCCTGGCAACGCGCCGGGTTCGAAGCCGACGTCGCGTTCAACGTCGGCGCGGGCCTGCCCGGCGGGCGACGCGAGGTCGCCCTGTTCCACTATGCGATCGACGGCCTGCTGCTCGACCGGCTCACGAGCCCGATCGACCCCGACGCCTCGACCGACGACATCGTCGACGCGCTGGTGGCAGGACTGCTTCCCCGGGACGGCGACTGA
- a CDS encoding serine hydrolase gives MTLRRTRTSAVTVGAIGMMALGAVVLAGCAPEPEPYAPRVSADGPPPGDAVEGAEGGLDAALAAFPDDIAEIMETSGVPGVAVAVVQGDELLFAEGYGVRELGEDAPVDTSTVFRIASMSKPIAATVVASQLDDELTWDTPAAQYLPGFALADPWVTEQVTIGDLFAHRSGLPPAAGDDLEDVGYDREYVLDHLDLQPLDPFRTTYHYANFGLTAGAEAVANAVGTDWATLSDEALYEPLGMDSTSSRYEDFEAQENKAAMHAIVDGEYEQLYDRDADPQSPAGGVSSNVLDLAKWMSLLIGNGTSSGEELVDSAALTAAFTPQVVSGHSSDSALRASFYGYGFNTGVDPTAHTTYSHSGAFSEGTATNFQVVPALGLGVVAITNGSPIGVPEAIVSTFLDRVQFGEPHRDWLADYGVALGHYMEPVGDLAGEEQPTDAAAPGQLDAYAGTWANPYFGDAVVTVEGEGLVVRLGPDGGYELELEPWDGDVFAFVPHGENAPWGSKSSATFDLAGIADTMNLQFFDANGLGTWTRLGIGGP, from the coding sequence ATGACGCTTCGTCGCACGCGCACGTCTGCAGTGACCGTCGGGGCGATCGGCATGATGGCGCTCGGCGCTGTCGTGCTCGCCGGCTGCGCTCCGGAGCCCGAGCCGTACGCGCCGCGGGTGAGCGCCGACGGCCCGCCACCCGGCGACGCCGTCGAGGGCGCGGAGGGCGGGCTGGACGCAGCGCTTGCGGCCTTCCCCGACGACATCGCCGAGATCATGGAGACCTCCGGGGTGCCGGGAGTCGCGGTCGCGGTCGTGCAGGGCGACGAGCTGCTGTTCGCCGAGGGGTACGGCGTGCGTGAGCTCGGCGAGGACGCGCCCGTCGACACGTCGACCGTGTTCCGCATCGCCTCGATGTCGAAGCCGATCGCGGCGACCGTCGTCGCCTCGCAACTCGACGACGAGCTGACCTGGGACACCCCGGCCGCGCAATACCTGCCCGGGTTCGCGCTGGCCGACCCGTGGGTGACGGAGCAGGTCACGATCGGCGACCTCTTCGCGCACCGGTCGGGCCTGCCGCCCGCGGCCGGCGACGACCTCGAGGACGTCGGGTACGACCGTGAGTACGTGCTCGACCACCTCGACCTGCAGCCGCTCGACCCCTTCCGCACCACCTACCACTACGCGAACTTCGGCCTCACCGCGGGCGCCGAAGCGGTCGCGAACGCGGTCGGCACCGACTGGGCGACCCTGTCGGACGAGGCGCTCTACGAACCGCTCGGCATGGACTCGACGAGCTCGCGCTACGAGGACTTCGAGGCGCAGGAGAACAAGGCCGCCATGCACGCCATCGTCGACGGCGAGTACGAGCAGCTCTACGACCGCGACGCCGACCCCCAGTCGCCGGCCGGCGGCGTGAGCTCGAACGTGCTCGACCTCGCGAAGTGGATGTCGCTGCTCATCGGCAACGGCACGTCCTCGGGGGAGGAGCTCGTCGATTCCGCCGCGCTCACCGCCGCGTTCACCCCCCAGGTGGTGTCCGGCCACTCGTCGGACTCCGCGCTGCGCGCGAGCTTCTACGGTTACGGGTTCAACACGGGCGTCGATCCGACCGCGCACACCACCTACAGCCACTCCGGCGCGTTCAGCGAGGGCACGGCGACGAACTTCCAGGTGGTGCCGGCGCTCGGTCTCGGGGTCGTCGCGATCACGAACGGTTCGCCCATCGGGGTGCCCGAGGCGATCGTCAGCACGTTCCTCGACCGGGTGCAGTTCGGCGAGCCGCACCGCGACTGGCTCGCCGACTACGGCGTCGCGCTCGGGCACTACATGGAGCCCGTCGGCGACCTCGCCGGTGAGGAGCAGCCGACGGATGCCGCCGCGCCCGGCCAGCTCGACGCGTACGCGGGTACGTGGGCGAACCCGTACTTCGGCGATGCGGTCGTCACCGTCGAAGGCGAGGGGCTCGTCGTCCGGCTCGGCCCCGACGGCGGGTACGAACTGGAGCTCGAGCCGTGGGACGGCGACGTGTTCGCCTTCGTGCCGCACGGCGAGAACGCCCCATGGGGCTCGAAGTCGTCGGCGACCTTCGACCTCGCGGGCATCGCCGACACGATGAACCTGCAGTTCTTCGACGCGAACGGGCTGGGCACGTGGACCCGGCTGGGGATCGGCGGGCCCTGA
- a CDS encoding 2-hydroxyacid dehydrogenase: MTDRRLLVTVPGATLRDAVLAEGALPDGVDLVVWDLDSPPPADAIDLVVPPYMGASPKLVALRDVRTRLVQSQSIGYDDVAEYLPPGNVFANAATVHEASTAELAVGLAIAAQRGLPDYVRAAAEGRWAPARHASLADRRVLIVGYGGVGKAVEARLEPFEVRITRVASRARDDERGRIHGIDELPALLPDAEIVIVGVPLNESTTGLVDAAFLAALPDGALVVNVARGKVADTDAILAEASSGRLRIALDVTDPEPLPEGHPLFALPNVLVSPHVGGATSAMMPRMARLVRRQIERMLRAEDPLNVVLRT, translated from the coding sequence ATGACCGATCGCCGCCTGCTCGTCACCGTTCCCGGCGCCACCCTGCGCGACGCCGTCCTCGCCGAGGGCGCCCTGCCCGACGGCGTCGACCTCGTCGTGTGGGACCTCGACTCGCCGCCGCCCGCCGACGCGATCGACCTGGTCGTGCCGCCGTACATGGGGGCGTCGCCGAAGCTCGTCGCCCTGCGCGACGTGCGCACGCGGCTCGTGCAATCGCAGTCGATCGGCTACGACGACGTGGCGGAATACCTGCCGCCGGGCAACGTCTTCGCGAACGCCGCCACCGTGCACGAGGCCTCGACGGCCGAGCTCGCGGTCGGCCTCGCGATCGCCGCGCAGCGCGGGCTGCCCGACTACGTCCGCGCCGCGGCCGAGGGCCGGTGGGCACCCGCCCGGCATGCGAGCCTCGCCGACCGGCGCGTGCTCATCGTCGGCTACGGCGGCGTCGGCAAGGCGGTCGAGGCGCGACTCGAGCCGTTCGAGGTGCGCATCACCCGCGTCGCCAGCCGAGCCCGCGACGACGAGCGCGGCCGCATCCACGGCATCGACGAACTGCCCGCGCTGCTGCCCGACGCCGAGATCGTGATCGTCGGCGTGCCGCTGAACGAATCCACGACCGGACTCGTCGACGCCGCGTTCCTCGCAGCCCTCCCCGACGGCGCGCTCGTCGTCAACGTGGCCCGAGGCAAGGTCGCCGACACCGATGCGATCCTCGCCGAGGCCTCCAGCGGCCGGCTCCGGATCGCCCTCGACGTCACCGACCCGGAACCGCTGCCGGAGGGGCATCCGCTCTTCGCCCTGCCGAACGTGCTCGTCTCGCCGCACGTGGGCGGCGCGACGAGCGCGATGATGCCCCGGATGGCGCGACTCGTGCGCCGACAGATCGAGCGGATGCTGCGCGCAGAGGACCCCCTCAACGTCGTGCTGCGCACCTGA
- a CDS encoding DUF4190 domain-containing protein, with protein sequence MTDPAQPPVPPSGEPVPPAQPPVPPAPPAASVPPTAPSQPVPPAPPAPAGAPAANPDTFPGKTLGIVGLVLAILMPLIGLILSIVANSQSKKAGFKNGPAKAGIIVGAILLVIGVIVTVIVIIISIAAVGSLADICSELGPGVWDVDGVTYTCN encoded by the coding sequence GTGACCGATCCTGCACAGCCGCCCGTGCCGCCCTCCGGCGAGCCCGTTCCGCCGGCACAGCCGCCCGTTCCGCCGGCCCCGCCTGCGGCTTCCGTTCCGCCCACCGCGCCCTCGCAGCCCGTTCCGCCGGCCCCGCCGGCACCGGCCGGTGCGCCGGCCGCCAACCCCGACACCTTCCCGGGCAAGACGCTCGGCATCGTCGGCCTCGTGCTCGCGATCCTGATGCCGCTCATCGGCCTCATCCTGAGCATCGTCGCGAACTCGCAGTCCAAGAAGGCCGGCTTCAAGAACGGTCCGGCCAAGGCCGGCATCATCGTCGGCGCGATCCTGCTCGTGATCGGGGTCATCGTCACGGTGATCGTGATCATCATCAGCATCGCGGCCGTCGGCTCGCTCGCCGACATCTGCTCGGAGCTCGGCCCGGGCGTCTGGGACGTCGACGGCGTCACCTACACCTGCAACTGA
- a CDS encoding TetR/AcrR family transcriptional regulator → MSSGLLDQPATPSPSVLEIEAILREHGGSRAPGRIALLRALEDLAREQGVNHVGLREVARRAGLSHAAPTHFFGNREGMIRALAIEGLELIAVELGSAQARAAHLPGRERLLADSIEFVAFAQRHPAHYDAMFRTPPPAGGDPLLDRVRLAALGCLRDLVVDVHAAGDVGGDVETTFLQLCAMSHGIASLAVDGLLHGVDTVVEGPAAGAVIERILRAQVDQLP, encoded by the coding sequence ATGAGCTCCGGCCTGCTCGACCAGCCGGCGACGCCGAGCCCGTCGGTGCTCGAGATCGAGGCGATCCTGCGCGAGCACGGCGGATCGCGCGCCCCCGGCCGCATCGCGCTGCTGCGCGCCCTCGAAGACCTCGCCCGCGAGCAGGGCGTCAACCACGTCGGCCTGCGCGAGGTCGCCCGACGCGCCGGACTCTCGCACGCAGCGCCCACCCACTTCTTCGGGAATCGCGAGGGCATGATCCGCGCGCTCGCCATCGAGGGGCTCGAGCTCATCGCCGTCGAACTCGGCAGCGCGCAGGCGCGCGCCGCCCACCTCCCGGGGCGCGAGCGACTGCTCGCCGACTCGATCGAGTTCGTGGCCTTCGCGCAGCGGCATCCGGCGCACTACGACGCGATGTTCCGCACCCCGCCTCCCGCGGGCGGCGACCCGCTGCTCGACCGGGTCCGGCTCGCCGCACTCGGATGCCTCCGCGACCTCGTCGTCGACGTGCACGCGGCCGGCGACGTCGGCGGCGACGTCGAGACGACGTTCCTGCAGCTGTGCGCCATGAGCCACGGCATCGCGTCGCTCGCGGTCGACGGCCTGCTGCACGGCGTCGACACCGTGGTCGAAGGACCGGCGGCCGGGGCCGTCATCGAGCGCATCCTCCGCGCGCAGGTCGACCAACTGCCCTGA
- a CDS encoding alpha/beta hydrolase, with protein sequence MNGVVVPGIDGSGPEHWQTLWEASDPGLVRFAPASWTAPDRDDWRRALRAAIVAAGPDAIVIAHSLGCLAAVDVLTAPDAPPCAGVFLVAVPDVDGPRYPDAAASFRPVRPTPIGVPAVVVASTDDEFGPFAAVAGFAADLEARLVVAGAHGHLNALSGIGHWPEGRALLEDFAAELRSAV encoded by the coding sequence ATGAACGGCGTGGTGGTACCCGGGATCGACGGGTCGGGTCCGGAGCATTGGCAGACGCTGTGGGAGGCATCCGACCCGGGGCTCGTGCGCTTCGCGCCCGCGTCGTGGACGGCGCCCGATCGCGACGACTGGCGTCGCGCGCTCCGCGCCGCGATCGTCGCGGCGGGCCCCGATGCGATCGTCATCGCCCACAGCCTCGGATGCCTCGCCGCCGTCGACGTGCTCACGGCACCCGACGCACCGCCGTGCGCGGGGGTGTTCCTGGTCGCGGTGCCGGATGTCGACGGCCCGCGGTACCCCGACGCGGCCGCTTCGTTCCGGCCCGTCCGGCCGACCCCGATCGGCGTGCCGGCTGTCGTCGTGGCGAGCACCGACGACGAGTTCGGCCCGTTCGCCGCGGTGGCGGGCTTCGCCGCCGACCTCGAGGCGCGGCTGGTCGTGGCCGGAGCACACGGCCACCTGAACGCGCTCAGCGGGATCGGGCACTGGCCCGAGGGCCGCGCGCTGCTCGAGGACTTCGCGGCCGAACTGCGCTCCGCGGTCTGA
- a CDS encoding dihydrofolate reductase family protein, producing MRELVYYVAVSLDGYIAAPDGRFDDFLFEGDHMEGINARYAETIPTDIAAAVGIERSDDPVFDTVLMGWNTYSVPGAPASPYRHLRQVVFSRTHADDDLGAPEHLEVTAEDPVEVVRRLKAEQGRAIWLCGGGELASALIGEIDRLVLKRQPLLFGAGIPLFAPGAYEPRLFTEVETTVYRTGVVFSEFERVRA from the coding sequence ATGCGAGAACTCGTCTACTACGTCGCCGTGTCGCTCGACGGATACATCGCGGCCCCCGACGGCCGGTTCGACGACTTCCTCTTCGAGGGCGACCACATGGAGGGCATCAACGCGCGGTACGCCGAGACGATCCCCACCGACATCGCCGCGGCCGTCGGCATCGAGCGATCCGACGACCCCGTGTTCGACACCGTGCTCATGGGCTGGAACACGTACTCCGTGCCCGGTGCGCCGGCCAGCCCCTACCGGCACCTCCGGCAGGTCGTGTTCAGTCGGACGCACGCCGACGACGACCTCGGGGCGCCCGAGCACCTCGAGGTCACCGCGGAGGATCCGGTCGAGGTCGTGCGCCGACTCAAGGCCGAGCAGGGCCGGGCGATCTGGCTCTGCGGCGGCGGCGAGCTCGCCTCGGCGCTGATCGGCGAGATCGACCGGCTCGTGCTCAAGCGGCAGCCGCTGCTGTTCGGCGCGGGAATCCCGCTGTTCGCGCCCGGGGCCTACGAGCCCCGGCTGTTCACCGAGGTCGAGACGACCGTGTACCGCACGGGGGTCGTGTTCTCCGAGTTCGAACGTGTGCGGGCCTGA
- a CDS encoding FadR/GntR family transcriptional regulator, whose protein sequence is MTIEQQDTAATPSRAWRTVLEHIEARLIAGDLAPGDRLPGERALSTDLGVGRSSVREALRVLEAMGLIRTATGSGPNAGAIIIAMPGGAMSSLMRLQVAARGFPVRDIVRTRLTLEASVVGELADAAPARDLADADRLLDAMDDDDLTPAEFLALDAQFHLALAEASGNQVITATMAGLRGGIEAYALDGLARIADWASTRGRLRGEHRGVVDAIRATDAALARTRIHDHISGYYAEISLGD, encoded by the coding sequence GTGACGATCGAGCAGCAGGACACCGCCGCCACCCCCTCGCGCGCCTGGCGCACCGTGCTCGAGCACATCGAAGCGCGGCTCATCGCCGGTGACCTCGCACCCGGCGACCGCCTCCCCGGCGAGCGCGCGCTCTCGACCGACCTCGGCGTCGGGCGCTCGAGCGTGCGCGAGGCGCTGCGCGTACTCGAGGCGATGGGACTCATCCGCACGGCGACGGGCTCCGGCCCGAACGCCGGCGCGATCATCATCGCGATGCCTGGCGGGGCGATGAGTTCGCTCATGCGCCTCCAGGTCGCCGCGCGCGGCTTCCCCGTCCGCGACATCGTGCGCACGCGTCTCACGCTCGAGGCATCCGTCGTCGGCGAACTGGCGGATGCCGCTCCGGCCCGCGATCTCGCCGACGCCGACCGCCTGCTCGACGCGATGGACGACGACGACCTCACCCCGGCCGAGTTCCTCGCGCTCGACGCGCAGTTCCACCTCGCGCTCGCGGAGGCATCCGGCAACCAGGTGATCACCGCGACGATGGCGGGCCTGCGGGGCGGCATCGAGGCGTACGCGCTCGACGGCCTCGCGCGCATCGCCGACTGGGCGAGTACGCGCGGCCGGCTGCGCGGCGAGCACCGCGGCGTCGTCGACGCGATCCGGGCGACGGATGCCGCGCTCGCGCGCACCCGCATCCACGACCACATCTCGGGGTACTACGCCGAGATCTCGCTCGGCGACTGA
- a CDS encoding type IV toxin-antitoxin system AbiEi family antitoxin domain-containing protein, translating into MTPDARLLAILRRAGGAAGFGEFEASGIPRAEVLAAVRRGDVVRIRNGWFAARDAPPDVVRAVRVGGVATASTVAQLHGLWVPERDVLHVRVASNASRLRAPHDRRMPLDPGSHGVCVHYRSGDRRPVGRDPLTVALGEMFACAQMSDALAAVESAVETGVLDPGHLDLIRRAMPPGRRADLDRFDFGAQSGLETKVRLFLRSRRVRVRTQAPIDGVGSVDLLVGDRLVIEVDGWSFHRERDQFENDRRRDFELMTRGYLVLRLSYRQVMHDWPRTSAGILALIARGEHRWSGRRPGPHPRVV; encoded by the coding sequence ATGACCCCCGACGCGAGACTGCTGGCGATCCTGCGCCGCGCGGGCGGCGCCGCGGGTTTCGGTGAGTTCGAGGCGTCGGGTATCCCGCGTGCCGAGGTGCTCGCCGCGGTTCGTCGCGGCGATGTGGTGCGCATCCGCAACGGGTGGTTCGCGGCGCGAGATGCGCCGCCCGACGTCGTGCGGGCGGTGCGTGTGGGCGGGGTCGCGACCGCCTCGACCGTCGCGCAGCTGCATGGGCTCTGGGTTCCCGAGCGCGATGTGCTGCATGTGCGGGTCGCCTCGAACGCGAGTCGCCTGCGTGCTCCGCATGACCGGAGGATGCCGCTCGATCCAGGGTCGCACGGGGTCTGCGTGCACTATCGGTCGGGTGATCGGAGGCCTGTTGGCCGCGATCCGCTGACGGTCGCACTGGGAGAGATGTTCGCGTGTGCGCAGATGTCGGACGCGCTGGCGGCCGTCGAATCGGCGGTCGAGACGGGCGTCCTCGATCCCGGGCACCTCGACCTGATCCGCCGGGCGATGCCGCCGGGTCGCCGTGCAGACCTCGATCGGTTCGACTTCGGCGCGCAGTCGGGGCTGGAGACGAAGGTGCGGTTGTTCCTGCGCAGCCGGAGGGTCCGCGTTCGCACGCAGGCGCCGATCGACGGGGTCGGGTCGGTCGACCTGTTGGTCGGCGATCGACTCGTCATCGAGGTCGACGGCTGGTCGTTCCACCGCGAGCGCGACCAGTTCGAGAACGATCGGCGCCGCGACTTCGAGCTCATGACACGCGGATACCTCGTGCTGCGGCTCAGCTACCGGCAGGTGATGCACGACTGGCCGCGGACGTCGGCAGGCATCCTCGCGCTCATCGCGCGCGGCGAGCACCGGTGGTCGGGCAGGCGCCCGGGGCCGCACCCGCGCGTGGTGTGA
- a CDS encoding alpha-hydroxy acid oxidase: MARKPSPAVQRQFPKPAEILELMQFKTPTLDPTDRRLEKAMTIADLRAIAKRRTPKAAFDYTDGAAEGELSISRARQAFEDVEFHPSVLRNVPVVDTTREVLGGPSALPFGIAPTGFTRLMQTEGETAGAGAAAAAGIPFTLSTLGTTSIEGVKAANPNGRNWFQLYVMRDREISYELTRRAAAAGFDTLFFTVDTPVAGARLRDKRNGFSIPPQLTLGTVVNAIPRPAWWINFLTTPKLEFASLSTTGGTVGELLDAAMDPTISFDDLDIIRSMWPGRIVVKGVQTVEDAKLLADRGVDGIVLSNHGGRQLDRAPIPFHLLPHVVSEVGSDLEVHLDTGIMNGADIVASVALGARFTLVGRAYLYGLMAGGRRGVDKTISILRTEIERTMKLLEVSTLDELGPQHVTQLARLQPVARPVQAAAEQANASKPTTVRSPRSTAAKPAAAKSAAAKPGTTAKPAAAKSAAAKSAAAKPRRSSTPASPKA; this comes from the coding sequence ATGGCCCGCAAGCCCTCCCCCGCCGTGCAGCGGCAGTTCCCGAAGCCGGCGGAGATCCTCGAGCTCATGCAGTTCAAGACGCCGACGCTCGACCCCACCGACCGGCGGCTCGAGAAGGCGATGACGATCGCCGACCTCCGCGCGATCGCGAAACGCCGCACGCCGAAGGCGGCGTTCGACTACACCGACGGCGCGGCCGAGGGCGAACTGTCGATCAGCCGTGCCCGCCAGGCGTTCGAGGACGTCGAGTTCCACCCGTCGGTGCTGCGGAACGTGCCCGTCGTCGACACGACTCGCGAGGTGCTCGGCGGCCCGAGCGCCCTGCCGTTCGGCATCGCGCCGACCGGCTTCACCCGGCTCATGCAGACCGAGGGCGAGACGGCCGGCGCCGGCGCCGCGGCCGCCGCGGGCATCCCCTTCACGCTGTCGACGCTCGGCACGACGTCGATCGAGGGCGTCAAGGCCGCGAACCCGAACGGTCGCAACTGGTTCCAGCTCTACGTGATGCGCGACCGCGAGATCTCGTACGAACTGACCCGCCGCGCCGCCGCCGCCGGGTTCGACACGCTGTTCTTCACGGTCGACACCCCCGTCGCCGGGGCGCGCCTGCGCGACAAGCGCAACGGCTTCTCGATCCCGCCGCAGCTCACGCTCGGCACGGTCGTCAACGCGATCCCGCGACCGGCCTGGTGGATCAACTTCCTCACGACCCCGAAGCTCGAGTTCGCGTCGTTGTCGACCACCGGCGGCACGGTCGGCGAGCTGCTCGACGCCGCGATGGACCCGACCATCTCGTTCGACGACCTCGACATCATCCGCTCGATGTGGCCGGGCAGGATCGTCGTCAAGGGCGTGCAGACCGTCGAGGACGCGAAGCTGCTCGCCGACCGCGGCGTCGACGGCATCGTGCTCTCGAACCACGGCGGTCGCCAGCTCGACCGGGCCCCGATCCCGTTCCACCTGCTGCCGCACGTCGTGAGCGAGGTCGGCTCCGACCTGGAGGTGCACCTCGACACGGGCATCATGAACGGCGCCGACATCGTCGCGTCGGTCGCGCTCGGCGCCCGGTTCACGCTCGTCGGACGCGCGTACCTGTACGGCCTCATGGCCGGCGGCCGCCGAGGCGTCGACAAGACCATCTCGATCCTGCGCACCGAGATCGAGCGCACCATGAAGCTGCTCGAGGTCTCGACGCTCGACGAGCTCGGTCCGCAGCACGTCACGCAGCTCGCGCGACTGCAGCCGGTCGCGCGGCCCGTGCAGGCCGCCGCCGAGCAGGCGAACGCCTCGAAGCCGACGACCGTCCGGTCGCCGCGCAGCACGGCGGCGAAGCCGGCGGCGGCCAAGTCGGCCGCGGCGAAGCCGGGCACCACGGCCAAGCCGGCCGCAGCCAAGTCGGCCGCAGCCAAGTCGGCCGCAGCCAAGCCGCGCCGCTCCTCGACCCCCGCGTCGCCCAAGGCGTAA